The following are encoded together in the Flavihumibacter fluvii genome:
- a CDS encoding ATP-dependent Clp protease ATP-binding subunit codes for MDNNFSAQVKEIISFSREEALRLGNDFIGTEHLLLGLIREGDNTAVRILKSFNVDLYELRKEVELAVKDKTGKNIANINSLPLTKQAEKVIRVTVLEAKALKSPTVETEHLMLSILKNKENIATQILNQFDVDYDLFRNELGVVKSNDVRAEYPEENEDDFDEEKKYSQQKAKQPGNTKSKTPVLDNFGRDITRMAETGSLDPIVGREDEIERVSQILSRRKKNNPILIGEPGVGKTAIVEGLALRIVQRKVSRVLFDKRVISLDLAALVAGTKYRGQFEERMKAIMNELEKNRDVILFIDEIHTIVGAGGASGSLDASNIFKPALARGELQCIGASTLDEYRMYIEKDGALDRRFQKVMVDPPSVEETILILNNIKSKYEEYHNVNYSDDAIDACVKLSDRYMTDRLLPDKAIDVLDEVGARVHLKNINVPEEILELERKIEDVKNEKNRVVKSQKFEEAASLRDTEKRLQEELEKAKNNWEEESKNKRYPISEEDIAEVVSMMTGIPVKRMVQAESDKLKKMAEDMAGMVIGQDQAISKVVKAIQRNRVGLKDPRKPVGSFIFLGPTGVGKTELARSLAKYMFDSEDTLIRIDMSEYMEKFTISRLIGAPPGYVGYEEGGQLTEKVRRKPYSVILLDEIEKAHPDIYNILLQVLDDGQLTDGLGRKVDFKNSLIIMTSNIGVRQLKDFGDGVGFATAARTAGSDENNKAVIEKALKRTFSPEFLNRIDDVVVFNSLDKGHIFQIIDILLKGVTKRLNNLGFTLELTEDAKNFIADKGYDVQFGARPLHRALQKYLEDPLAEEILNMTIKQGDVLIAELDKEQQKIFFTMKESSSPKKEKSEAKE; via the coding sequence ATGGACAACAATTTTTCAGCCCAGGTTAAAGAGATCATCTCGTTCAGCAGGGAGGAAGCGTTGCGATTGGGGAATGATTTTATTGGTACCGAGCACCTGTTGCTGGGGCTGATAAGAGAAGGTGACAATACCGCTGTCCGTATACTTAAGAGTTTTAATGTTGACCTCTACGAACTCCGAAAGGAAGTAGAGCTCGCCGTTAAGGATAAAACAGGAAAGAATATTGCCAATATCAATAGTCTGCCCCTGACCAAACAAGCCGAAAAAGTAATTCGTGTAACCGTTCTCGAAGCTAAGGCCTTAAAAAGCCCGACAGTTGAAACAGAACACTTAATGCTATCCATCTTGAAAAACAAAGAAAACATCGCCACCCAGATCCTCAATCAGTTTGATGTGGATTACGACCTGTTCCGCAATGAACTGGGTGTAGTGAAAAGCAACGACGTTCGTGCTGAGTATCCTGAAGAGAATGAAGATGATTTTGATGAGGAAAAGAAATACAGCCAGCAAAAAGCGAAACAGCCCGGAAATACAAAAAGTAAAACACCCGTCCTGGATAATTTCGGTCGGGACATCACCCGCATGGCCGAGACCGGATCACTGGATCCAATTGTAGGCCGTGAAGATGAGATCGAAAGGGTATCCCAGATATTATCGCGCCGGAAAAAGAATAACCCGATCCTGATCGGTGAACCAGGTGTTGGTAAGACCGCCATTGTAGAAGGCCTGGCCCTGCGCATTGTGCAGCGGAAGGTGTCGCGCGTATTGTTCGACAAGCGCGTGATCTCCCTTGACCTGGCTGCCCTGGTGGCCGGTACAAAATATCGCGGCCAGTTCGAAGAGCGCATGAAAGCGATCATGAACGAACTCGAAAAGAACCGTGACGTCATCCTGTTCATCGATGAGATCCATACCATTGTTGGTGCCGGTGGAGCCAGTGGTTCCCTGGATGCTTCCAATATTTTTAAACCAGCCCTCGCAAGAGGCGAGTTGCAATGCATCGGTGCATCCACCCTGGATGAATACCGTATGTATATTGAAAAGGATGGCGCCCTCGACCGCCGTTTCCAGAAGGTAATGGTGGATCCGCCAAGCGTGGAAGAGACCATCCTCATCCTGAACAATATCAAATCGAAATACGAAGAATACCACAACGTCAACTATTCTGATGATGCCATCGACGCCTGTGTTAAACTAAGTGATCGGTATATGACCGACCGCCTGTTGCCAGACAAAGCCATTGATGTTTTGGATGAAGTGGGCGCCCGCGTTCACCTGAAAAATATTAATGTCCCCGAAGAGATACTGGAACTCGAAAGGAAGATTGAAGACGTGAAGAATGAAAAGAACCGGGTGGTGAAAAGCCAGAAGTTCGAAGAAGCTGCTTCCCTGCGCGATACCGAAAAAAGGCTGCAGGAAGAACTGGAAAAAGCGAAGAACAACTGGGAAGAAGAAAGTAAAAACAAACGTTATCCCATCTCAGAAGAGGATATCGCGGAAGTAGTGAGCATGATGACTGGCATCCCTGTTAAACGCATGGTGCAGGCGGAAAGCGATAAGCTGAAGAAAATGGCGGAAGATATGGCCGGAATGGTGATTGGCCAGGACCAGGCGATCAGCAAAGTGGTGAAAGCCATCCAGCGGAATCGCGTTGGTCTGAAAGATCCCCGGAAACCCGTTGGTAGTTTTATCTTCCTGGGTCCAACCGGTGTGGGTAAAACCGAACTGGCCCGCTCACTGGCTAAATATATGTTCGATAGTGAGGATACGCTGATCCGTATCGATATGAGTGAATACATGGAAAAATTCACCATCAGCCGATTGATCGGCGCGCCTCCGGGTTACGTGGGATATGAAGAAGGCGGCCAGCTGACCGAGAAAGTACGTCGTAAACCGTATTCTGTTATTTTGCTGGATGAAATCGAAAAAGCCCATCCGGATATCTACAATATTTTGTTGCAGGTGCTGGATGATGGACAATTAACGGATGGCCTGGGTCGCAAAGTGGATTTCAAAAACAGCCTGATCATCATGACCTCTAATATCGGCGTACGCCAGTTGAAGGACTTTGGTGATGGTGTTGGCTTCGCCACTGCAGCGCGTACCGCCGGTTCAGATGAAAACAACAAGGCAGTTATCGAGAAAGCCCTGAAACGCACGTTCTCACCTGAATTCCTGAACAGGATCGATGATGTGGTGGTATTCAATTCACTCGACAAAGGACATATCTTCCAGATCATTGATATCCTCCTGAAAGGCGTGACGAAGCGCCTCAATAACCTGGGATTCACCCTTGAGCTGACAGAAGATGCGAAAAACTTCATTGCTGACAAAGGGTATGATGTGCAGTTTGGTGCGCGGCCATTACACCGTGCCCTGCAAAAATACCTCGAAGATCCGTTGGCCGAAGAGATCCTGAACATGACGATCAAGCAAGGCGATGTGCTCATCGCAGAACTTGACAAAGAGCAGCAGAAAATCTTCTTCACCATGAAGGAATCGTCTTCGCCAAAGAAAGAGAAGAGTGAAGCGAAGGAGTGA
- a CDS encoding STAS domain-containing protein → MQVKIDTKERFHVITILDTKLTANMTADIENSLGIYLQNGVKSLILNLEKVEEMDLEVAERIVKLQQSFYERNASFVICAIQPKVESFLDEQQLLEIMSATPTESEAWDIVQMEEIERELLDDDEPSFKE, encoded by the coding sequence ATGCAGGTCAAAATTGATACCAAGGAAAGATTTCATGTCATAACCATCCTGGATACCAAATTAACTGCTAATATGACAGCAGATATTGAAAATAGTTTAGGGATATACCTGCAAAATGGCGTTAAAAGCCTCATACTTAACCTGGAGAAGGTGGAAGAAATGGATCTGGAAGTTGCAGAGCGAATTGTTAAACTGCAACAATCCTTCTACGAGCGCAATGCTTCATTCGTGATTTGTGCGATCCAACCAAAGGTGGAATCATTCCTGGATGAGCAGCAATTGCTCGAGATCATGAGTGCAACCCCAACTGAATCTGAGGCCTGGGATATTGTGCAGATGGAAGAGATTGAACGGGAATTACTCGATGATGATGAACCAAGTTTTAAAGAATAA
- a CDS encoding adenylate/guanylate cyclase domain-containing protein produces MSQSRKLAAIIFTDIVGYTALMGNDEEKAFALLNKNRELHKPIISQYDGKWIKELGDGVMASFNTVTDAVNAAIKIQEACHAANEYQLRIGIHLGEVVVENDDVFGDGVNIASRIQAIAHPGSIFISDAVYQNISNKKDFQAKFVGEETLKNVKDPVRIYEVVTAFSTAIPGVKPFVQKLKKIPVKSIAVLPFINMSNDPDQEYFSDGMAEEILNSLTHLKDLKVAGRTASFQYKGKNFDLHELGERLGVTKVLEGSVRRQGNRLRITAQLINIEDGFHLWSEKYDRDMDDIFAIQDEIAIAITEKLKVTLQEFDREQMTKSYTENTQAYQLYLKGRYFWNKRNVAGLETSIKYYKEAIALDPNYAIAWVGIADSYNILCEYGGYSRKNTFPLAKAALNKALEIDATLGEAHISLAMMLSLYEWDWIGAGKEYKLGFDLNPNYATGHHWYSEWLMYTGRFEESLREISLAAELDPVSLGIIKDKAFVFYYNRQYDKAIYQANKTIEADPLFAASYRTLSLAYLAKGMYDKAIEENKHWGELTGNHFKTAIGLALIYATSGRMEEARKLVVQFEGDEAIVKTDYRGMALVYVALGDKEKAFGLLEKSFQQHDISLCSLKVDPKFDGLRADPRFEELVQRMNFPDKI; encoded by the coding sequence ATGTCTCAGTCCCGCAAACTTGCAGCAATTATCTTTACCGACATTGTCGGGTACACGGCTTTAATGGGGAATGATGAAGAAAAAGCCTTCGCTTTACTGAATAAAAACAGGGAATTACATAAGCCTATCATCAGCCAATATGATGGTAAATGGATCAAGGAACTGGGTGATGGCGTGATGGCCAGTTTCAATACCGTAACAGATGCTGTAAACGCTGCAATAAAGATCCAGGAAGCCTGCCATGCCGCAAATGAATACCAGTTGAGAATTGGCATCCACCTGGGTGAAGTGGTGGTAGAAAACGACGATGTGTTTGGTGACGGGGTGAATATAGCTTCCCGTATCCAGGCTATTGCACATCCGGGTAGTATTTTTATTTCTGACGCCGTTTACCAGAATATTTCCAATAAAAAAGATTTCCAGGCAAAGTTTGTAGGGGAAGAAACGCTGAAAAATGTAAAGGACCCCGTTCGCATTTATGAAGTAGTTACCGCCTTTTCCACGGCAATCCCCGGCGTGAAACCCTTCGTTCAGAAATTAAAAAAGATCCCTGTAAAAAGTATTGCGGTGCTTCCATTCATCAACATGAGCAATGACCCCGACCAGGAATATTTCAGTGATGGAATGGCAGAGGAAATCCTGAATTCACTGACACACCTCAAAGACCTGAAAGTTGCAGGGCGTACAGCCTCATTTCAGTACAAGGGCAAAAACTTTGATCTACATGAATTAGGAGAAAGGCTGGGCGTTACTAAAGTGCTGGAAGGAAGTGTAAGGAGACAGGGAAACCGGCTACGGATAACCGCGCAATTGATCAATATAGAAGATGGATTTCATTTATGGAGTGAAAAATATGACCGCGATATGGATGATATTTTCGCCATCCAGGATGAGATCGCCATTGCCATTACCGAGAAATTGAAAGTAACACTCCAGGAGTTTGACCGCGAACAGATGACAAAATCCTACACTGAGAACACCCAGGCATATCAACTTTATTTAAAGGGACGGTATTTCTGGAATAAAAGAAATGTTGCCGGGTTGGAAACTTCCATCAAATACTATAAAGAAGCCATTGCATTAGATCCGAATTATGCCATTGCCTGGGTGGGCATTGCTGATTCTTATAATATTCTCTGCGAATATGGGGGGTACTCCAGAAAGAATACTTTCCCTTTGGCAAAAGCGGCGCTGAACAAAGCTTTGGAAATTGATGCGACACTAGGGGAAGCCCATATTTCCCTGGCTATGATGCTATCCTTGTATGAGTGGGATTGGATCGGGGCCGGAAAAGAGTATAAACTTGGTTTTGACCTCAATCCTAATTATGCAACCGGGCACCATTGGTATTCCGAATGGTTAATGTATACCGGAAGGTTTGAAGAGTCCCTCAGGGAAATATCATTAGCCGCTGAACTGGATCCGGTTTCACTTGGAATAATTAAAGACAAGGCATTTGTTTTTTATTATAACCGGCAATATGACAAAGCTATTTACCAGGCAAATAAAACGATTGAAGCCGATCCCCTTTTTGCGGCAAGTTACCGAACGCTTTCCCTGGCATATCTTGCAAAAGGAATGTATGATAAGGCTATCGAAGAGAATAAACACTGGGGGGAATTAACGGGCAATCATTTTAAAACCGCGATTGGACTTGCGCTCATTTATGCAACATCAGGGCGTATGGAAGAAGCGCGAAAATTGGTAGTGCAGTTTGAAGGGGATGAAGCCATCGTCAAAACTGATTATCGTGGCATGGCCTTGGTGTATGTGGCCCTCGGAGATAAAGAAAAGGCTTTTGGTCTGCTGGAGAAAAGTTTCCAGCAACATGACATCTCCTTATGCAGCCTGAAGGTTGACCCGAAATTTGATGGCCTTCGCGCTGATCCCCGCTTTGAAGAATTGGTACAACGAATGAACTTCCCTGATAAGATTTGA
- the cmk gene encoding (d)CMP kinase → MPSKKIIITIDGWSSCGKSTLAKQLARQLNYVYIDSGAMYRAITLYFLRNHIDWTDDSQVKEALKNIQLEFRPNEHSGQTEIYLNDENVEYVIRDLVIAEKVSDVAAIREVRRFAVKQQQEMGRKKGIVMDGRDIGTVVFPKAELKIFMTADNAVRVERRFKELFDKNPNITIEEVKSNLEMRDYIDSHREVSPLRQAEDALVLDNSNITMEEQLKIAAKWVKELI, encoded by the coding sequence ATGCCCTCCAAGAAAATCATCATTACCATCGACGGCTGGAGTAGCTGCGGAAAAAGCACCCTGGCCAAACAACTGGCCAGGCAACTGAATTATGTATATATCGACAGCGGTGCCATGTACCGCGCGATCACCTTGTATTTTTTAAGGAACCATATCGACTGGACCGACGACAGCCAGGTGAAAGAAGCGCTGAAGAATATCCAGCTGGAATTCAGGCCCAACGAGCATTCGGGGCAAACGGAAATATACCTGAATGATGAAAACGTGGAATATGTGATACGGGACCTCGTTATCGCAGAAAAAGTAAGCGATGTGGCCGCCATCCGGGAAGTGCGCAGGTTCGCCGTAAAGCAGCAACAGGAGATGGGCAGGAAAAAAGGCATCGTGATGGATGGCCGGGATATTGGTACTGTCGTTTTTCCAAAAGCCGAATTGAAAATATTCATGACTGCAGATAATGCGGTCCGGGTAGAACGCCGCTTCAAGGAATTGTTTGACAAGAATCCGAATATTACCATCGAGGAAGTGAAGAGCAACCTCGAAATGCGCGATTATATAGACAGTCACCGTGAAGTGAGTCCGCTTCGCCAGGCAGAAGACGCATTGGTCCTGGACAACTCAAATATTACCATGGAAGAGCAATTAAAGATCGCTGCCAAATGGGTAAAAGAATTAATTTAA
- a CDS encoding ribonuclease Z, with the protein MLAVTILGNNSALPAFDRHPTAQIITLDEFLFLVDCGEGTQMQMAKYKIRRSRIQHIFISHLHGDHYFGLIGLLTSMGLLGRELDLHLFAPAALKEIIDLQLKVADTVLPYTLHFHPLEGDRLLVKNDKFSVRSFPVSHRIPCWGFRFEQVKAPRKINPELARLNEIPAAFLDRLKWGEDYTTKDGRVIPNAAVTEAAAPPKSYAYSADTTYDESIISQVQGVDLLYHEATYLKDLEDRALKRFHCTTHQAARIAEKAGVARLIIGHFSSKYEKLDLFEAEVREVFPNSALAQEGVSYRI; encoded by the coding sequence ATGCTGGCTGTAACCATATTAGGGAATAACTCTGCCTTACCGGCATTTGACAGGCATCCTACCGCGCAGATCATTACGCTGGATGAGTTCCTGTTTTTAGTGGATTGCGGGGAGGGTACCCAGATGCAAATGGCCAAATACAAGATAAGAAGGAGCCGTATCCAGCATATTTTCATTTCGCATTTGCATGGTGACCACTATTTCGGCCTGATCGGGTTATTGACCAGTATGGGTCTCCTTGGCCGTGAACTCGACCTGCACCTCTTCGCCCCTGCAGCCCTTAAGGAAATAATTGACCTGCAATTGAAGGTGGCCGATACCGTGTTACCCTATACGCTGCATTTCCATCCATTGGAAGGCGACCGCCTCCTGGTGAAGAACGATAAGTTTTCTGTTCGCTCCTTTCCGGTGAGCCACCGGATCCCCTGCTGGGGCTTCCGGTTCGAGCAGGTGAAAGCTCCCCGGAAGATCAATCCCGAACTGGCGAGGCTGAACGAAATACCCGCCGCATTTTTGGATCGGTTGAAATGGGGCGAGGACTATACCACGAAGGATGGCCGGGTGATTCCCAACGCGGCTGTAACTGAAGCAGCGGCCCCGCCCAAGTCATATGCTTATTCGGCAGACACCACCTATGATGAATCCATCATCAGCCAGGTACAAGGCGTTGACCTGTTATACCACGAAGCGACCTACCTGAAAGACCTGGAAGACCGCGCATTGAAACGCTTCCATTGCACGACGCACCAGGCAGCCCGGATTGCTGAAAAAGCTGGCGTGGCCCGGCTGATCATTGGCCATTTTAGTTCCAAATACGAAAAACTCGACCTTTTTGAGGCTGAAGTGCGCGAAGTCTTCCCCAACAGCGCCCTCGCCCAGGAAGGCGTGAGCTACCGGATCTAA
- a CDS encoding amidohydrolase, with product MKHTFLSILAIIILLTTSKAQLPQSFPALLKQEMPKVVEWRRYFHQHPELSTREVNTAGKVAELLRSWGLEVQTGMAKTGVKAILKGGRPGGVVALRADMDALPITEPSTLTFASTATGMLNNQAVGIMHACGHDAHMAILLGTAEVLSKMKKDVPGTVVFIFQPAEEGPPAGEKGGAPLVVEEGALLHPKVDVIFGLHIFSNLEAGTIGYKSGAAMASADFFTIKVNGKGSHGANPWLGNDPIIIAAQILEGLQHIVSRQEDITKAPAIITVGAINGGVRNNIIPESCTMLGTFRTFDNATQKDIAARIKRTAEMIAASAGATADVSIETKALVTTNPPGIAKRAVPALEAAIGADRVVEVPWKTVAEDFSFYGTTTPSFFFFLGGMPKGTDPDKAPAHHTAEFSIDESGFEAGVKAFVQLVFDFNKK from the coding sequence ATGAAACATACCTTCCTAAGCATCCTGGCCATCATTATCCTCCTTACTACGTCTAAGGCTCAACTACCCCAAAGTTTCCCCGCTTTGCTGAAACAGGAAATGCCCAAAGTGGTGGAATGGCGCCGGTATTTCCACCAGCACCCAGAATTATCTACACGGGAAGTGAATACGGCCGGTAAGGTCGCGGAATTATTGCGGTCCTGGGGACTGGAAGTACAGACCGGCATGGCCAAAACGGGGGTTAAAGCAATTTTAAAAGGGGGTCGCCCAGGCGGTGTGGTGGCCCTGCGTGCCGATATGGATGCCCTTCCCATAACTGAACCAAGCACCCTCACCTTCGCTTCTACAGCTACGGGAATGCTGAATAACCAGGCGGTTGGCATTATGCATGCCTGCGGCCATGATGCGCATATGGCTATCCTGTTAGGTACAGCAGAAGTGTTGAGCAAAATGAAAAAAGATGTTCCCGGCACCGTCGTCTTTATTTTCCAGCCGGCGGAGGAAGGTCCGCCTGCCGGTGAAAAAGGTGGTGCGCCCCTTGTAGTTGAAGAAGGCGCCTTACTGCATCCGAAAGTGGATGTGATCTTCGGGCTGCATATATTCAGCAACCTGGAAGCGGGCACAATTGGGTATAAATCCGGTGCTGCCATGGCATCTGCAGATTTCTTCACTATCAAAGTCAATGGAAAGGGCAGCCACGGTGCCAATCCCTGGTTAGGGAATGACCCCATCATTATTGCTGCGCAAATTCTTGAAGGCCTGCAACATATTGTAAGTCGCCAGGAAGATATCACCAAAGCCCCGGCGATTATTACAGTAGGCGCCATTAATGGCGGGGTGCGAAACAATATTATTCCTGAATCCTGTACCATGCTGGGCACATTCAGGACCTTTGATAATGCTACACAAAAAGATATAGCGGCAAGGATCAAAAGAACCGCTGAAATGATCGCTGCTTCTGCCGGCGCTACTGCCGATGTGAGCATCGAAACCAAGGCATTGGTCACAACCAATCCGCCTGGAATAGCTAAGCGTGCCGTACCTGCCTTAGAGGCAGCAATAGGTGCTGATCGCGTTGTTGAAGTGCCGTGGAAAACCGTTGCTGAAGATTTTTCCTTTTACGGTACAACCACCCCATCCTTCTTTTTCTTTTTAGGCGGAATGCCCAAAGGAACTGACCCGGATAAAGCGCCGGCCCACCACACAGCAGAATTTTCTATAGACGAAAGTGGATTTGAAGCGGGTGTAAAAGCCTTCGTTCAACTCGTCTTTGATTTTAATAAAAAATAG
- a CDS encoding aminopeptidase P family protein: protein MKKIILFLLVSCALQSYAQLPQPKDYLTPAFHKGRRDALRQLMPANSVALFFSAPVRNFANDVEYKYHPNPDLYYFTGYMEPEAVLLVFKEPQTAGSTQPYTELFFVQKRDSANERWTGKRLGTTGVQEKLGIRPAFNGEDFAKFPVDLSKFDKIIFEQVKDLYDNLREDADVYNLVENFRTKAAIPSYFDEEVNGTLAMLVRNPRLRNQANFTRMKNYFGGLAEKNPKFKQDPIFAELLAAKDSADVAVVVEKIKNTKYDIGLFNELTASLRQIKTPEELDLIRKAVDISCLAHNEAMKAVKPDMSELELQGIQEYIHKKLGAEDVGYPSIVGAGNNGCVLHYIDNSVTQVGKQMVLMDVGAQYHGYSADVTRTFPSNGKFTKEQKLVYDIVYEAQEAVFAISKEGTSFRAIEDTAAAVVTRGLLRLGLISKPEEFRKYYPHGCSHYIGLDVHDKGDYLNVKENEVITVEPGIYIPEGSNCDKKWWGIAVRIEDDVLIGKEKFELLSHLAPRKTEDVEKMIADKSFVDGIKLPEPGKKKAF, encoded by the coding sequence ATGAAGAAAATCATCCTGTTCCTGTTAGTCAGTTGTGCGCTCCAAAGTTATGCCCAGCTTCCGCAACCCAAAGATTATTTGACACCCGCATTCCATAAAGGCCGTCGCGACGCCCTGCGCCAGTTAATGCCTGCAAATTCTGTTGCACTCTTTTTCTCAGCACCGGTACGCAATTTTGCCAATGATGTGGAATACAAATACCACCCCAATCCGGATCTCTATTATTTTACGGGTTATATGGAGCCTGAAGCAGTTTTGCTGGTCTTTAAAGAACCACAAACCGCCGGTTCCACTCAACCTTATACAGAATTGTTCTTTGTACAGAAAAGGGATTCCGCCAATGAACGGTGGACCGGCAAGCGGCTGGGTACCACGGGCGTTCAGGAAAAGCTGGGCATCAGGCCTGCTTTCAATGGGGAGGACTTTGCAAAGTTCCCGGTTGACCTGTCAAAATTTGACAAGATTATTTTTGAGCAGGTAAAAGACCTCTACGATAACCTGCGTGAAGATGCGGATGTATACAACCTGGTGGAAAATTTTCGCACCAAGGCGGCCATTCCTTCCTATTTCGATGAAGAAGTGAATGGCACCCTGGCCATGCTGGTCAGAAACCCAAGGCTAAGAAACCAGGCCAATTTCACCCGGATGAAAAATTATTTCGGCGGACTGGCAGAAAAGAATCCGAAGTTTAAACAGGATCCCATATTCGCTGAATTACTGGCTGCAAAAGATTCTGCGGATGTTGCTGTTGTTGTTGAAAAAATAAAAAACACTAAATACGATATCGGGTTGTTCAATGAACTCACGGCTTCCCTTCGCCAGATCAAAACACCGGAAGAGCTGGACCTCATCCGCAAGGCGGTGGATATTTCCTGCCTCGCGCATAATGAAGCCATGAAAGCCGTAAAGCCCGATATGTCTGAACTTGAATTGCAGGGCATCCAGGAATATATCCATAAGAAACTGGGTGCGGAAGATGTGGGTTATCCTTCCATTGTAGGCGCCGGTAATAACGGTTGTGTACTGCACTATATCGATAATTCAGTAACGCAGGTCGGTAAGCAAATGGTGCTGATGGATGTAGGTGCACAGTACCACGGTTATTCTGCTGATGTTACCCGCACCTTCCCTTCAAATGGTAAATTCACAAAAGAACAGAAGCTGGTGTATGATATCGTGTATGAAGCCCAAGAAGCCGTATTTGCCATTTCTAAAGAAGGTACCAGTTTTCGCGCAATAGAAGATACTGCGGCTGCTGTAGTGACACGTGGATTGTTGCGACTGGGCCTCATCAGCAAGCCCGAAGAATTCCGCAAATACTATCCCCATGGTTGCTCGCATTATATTGGCCTGGATGTACATGATAAAGGCGATTACCTTAACGTAAAGGAAAACGAAGTGATCACGGTAGAGCCCGGTATCTATATTCCTGAAGGCAGCAACTGCGATAAAAAATGGTGGGGGATTGCCGTGCGAATAGAAGATGATGTGCTGATCGGTAAAGAAAAATTCGAGTTATTGAGCCACCTGGCCCCCCGGAAAACAGAAGATGTTGAGAAAATGATTGCCGATAAGAGTTTTGTGGATGGCATTAAATTACCAGAGCCCGGAAAGAAAAAAGCATTTTAA